In Afipia sp. GAS231, a single window of DNA contains:
- a CDS encoding metallophosphoesterase, which translates to MSNHDHHDEGNGVSRRKVLECMTWAGTGLLWTVTGGIPHTVGMVGSAAAAEAQAKGMTFLQISDSHVGFDKPANPNAIGTLEEAINKVNAMPVKPSFMIHTGDITHLSKAAEFDNADRIISQSKLDVHYVPGEHDFIDEEVKLYKERYGKGTKGAGWYSFDAGGVHFVGLVNVVDLKAGGLGNLGNEQLEWLENDLKGRSKSTPVVLFAHIPLWTVYPQWGWGTEDGGRALEYVKGFGSVTVLNGHIHQVMQKVEGNVTFHTARSTAFPQPAPGAAPSPGPMKVEDAKLRTMLGVASINFKQNNQPLAIIDTPLVG; encoded by the coding sequence ATGAGCAATCACGACCATCACGACGAAGGAAACGGCGTCAGCCGCCGCAAGGTGCTGGAATGCATGACCTGGGCCGGCACCGGCCTGCTCTGGACCGTCACCGGCGGCATTCCGCATACGGTCGGCATGGTCGGTTCCGCCGCCGCCGCCGAAGCCCAAGCCAAGGGAATGACCTTCCTGCAGATCAGCGACAGCCATGTCGGCTTTGACAAGCCGGCCAATCCGAACGCGATCGGCACCCTCGAAGAGGCCATCAACAAGGTCAACGCCATGCCGGTCAAGCCGTCGTTCATGATCCATACCGGCGACATCACGCATCTGTCGAAGGCCGCCGAATTCGACAACGCCGACCGCATCATCTCGCAGTCCAAGCTCGACGTGCACTACGTGCCGGGCGAGCACGATTTCATCGACGAAGAAGTCAAGCTCTACAAGGAGCGCTATGGCAAGGGCACCAAGGGTGCCGGCTGGTATTCCTTCGACGCCGGCGGCGTTCATTTCGTCGGCCTGGTCAACGTCGTCGATCTCAAGGCCGGCGGCCTCGGCAACCTCGGCAACGAACAGCTCGAATGGCTGGAGAACGACCTCAAGGGCCGTTCGAAATCGACCCCCGTCGTGCTGTTCGCCCATATCCCGCTGTGGACGGTCTATCCGCAATGGGGCTGGGGCACCGAGGACGGCGGCCGCGCGCTGGAATACGTCAAGGGCTTTGGCTCGGTCACGGTTCTGAACGGTCACATCCACCAGGTGATGCAGAAGGTCGAAGGCAACGTCACCTTCCACACCGCGCGTTCGACCGCCTTCCCGCAGCCGGCGCCAGGGGCTGCCCCCTCACCCGGACCGATGAAGGTCGAGGATGCGAAACTGCGCACCATGCTCGGCGTTGCCAGCATCAACTTCAAGCAGAACAACCAGCCGCTGGCCATCATCGACACGCCGCTGGTGGGCTAA
- a CDS encoding anti-sigma factor — MTCDEAEILLQALIDGELDAGHARDVENHVESCPRCAAMLKDYREMSLAMADAGVRYTAPAALRARIEAALPQPRQLQSRRGVLRGFAMGSAVSALAATGLVAIVLRHDDMERIQSEVVSAHLRSLQAGHLTDVISTDQHTVKPWFNGRLDVSPPVIDLTTQGFTLIGGRLDYVDTRAIGAVVYRRRQHIINLFVSQTASTEHRTARIETIQGFNIRHWSDRGLNYWAVSDLAKDELADFGDKFESAMRSGTAG, encoded by the coding sequence ATGACCTGCGACGAAGCAGAAATCCTCCTTCAAGCCCTGATCGACGGCGAACTCGATGCCGGCCATGCCCGCGACGTCGAAAACCACGTCGAGAGTTGCCCGCGTTGCGCTGCGATGCTGAAGGATTACCGCGAGATGAGTCTGGCGATGGCCGATGCCGGCGTGCGTTACACCGCGCCTGCGGCGCTGCGTGCGCGCATCGAGGCGGCATTGCCGCAACCGCGCCAGCTACAGAGCCGGCGCGGGGTGTTGCGCGGCTTTGCGATGGGATCGGCCGTGTCGGCGCTGGCGGCAACCGGCCTGGTCGCCATCGTGCTGCGTCACGACGACATGGAGCGCATCCAGTCCGAAGTGGTCTCGGCGCATCTGCGCTCGCTGCAGGCCGGCCACCTCACCGACGTCATCTCGACCGACCAGCACACGGTCAAGCCGTGGTTCAACGGCAGGCTCGACGTCTCGCCGCCGGTGATCGATCTCACCACGCAAGGTTTTACGCTGATCGGCGGACGGCTGGATTATGTCGACACCCGCGCCATCGGCGCGGTGGTCTACCGCCGCCGCCAGCACATCATCAACCTGTTCGTGTCGCAGACCGCGAGCACCGAACATCGCACCGCCAGGATCGAGACGATCCAGGGATTCAACATCCGGCACTGGAGCGACCGCGGCCTGAATTACTGGGCGGTCAGCGATCTCGCCAAGGACGAGCTTGCGGATTTCGGCGATAAGTTCGAGAGCGCGATGCGGAGCGGGACGGCGGGGTAA
- the ispH gene encoding 4-hydroxy-3-methylbut-2-enyl diphosphate reductase, which yields MEVYLAQPRGFCAGVVRAIEIVERALEKYGPPVYVRHEIVHNKYVVESLQNKGAIFVEDLSEVPPRAVTVFSAHGVARSVEEEAAARGLPVLNATCPLVTKVHNQGKRYMSKGRALILIGHAGHPEVEGTMGQVPGPVLLVQNVDDVAELTLPTDTPVAYITQTTLSVDDTKDIIAALQARFTDIQGPDIRDICYATQNRQSAVRDLSKLVDVILVVGAANSSNSNRLREIGTEVGVASYLIADGRELNPDWLKDAKAVGITAGASAPEVLVDDVIAALRRIGPVKVSVLPGREENIEFRLPAELTAAG from the coding sequence ATGGAAGTATATCTGGCCCAGCCGCGCGGATTTTGCGCCGGCGTCGTGCGTGCGATCGAGATCGTCGAGCGCGCGCTGGAGAAATACGGCCCGCCGGTCTACGTGCGCCACGAGATCGTGCACAACAAATACGTCGTCGAAAGCCTGCAGAACAAGGGCGCGATCTTCGTCGAGGACCTCTCGGAGGTGCCGCCACGCGCGGTGACCGTGTTCAGTGCCCACGGCGTGGCCCGCAGCGTCGAGGAAGAGGCGGCCGCCCGCGGCCTGCCGGTGCTCAACGCCACCTGCCCGCTGGTCACCAAGGTCCATAATCAGGGCAAGCGGTATATGTCGAAGGGCCGGGCCCTGATCCTGATCGGCCATGCCGGCCACCCCGAGGTCGAGGGCACCATGGGCCAGGTTCCAGGGCCGGTTCTGCTGGTCCAGAACGTCGACGACGTGGCGGAACTGACCCTTCCGACCGACACCCCGGTGGCCTATATCACCCAGACCACCCTCAGCGTGGACGATACAAAGGACATTATTGCGGCCCTTCAGGCCCGTTTTACAGATATTCAAGGCCCGGACATCCGGGATATCTGCTATGCGACACAGAACCGCCAATCTGCGGTAAGGGACCTGAGCAAGCTGGTGGACGTCATTTTGGTGGTGGGGGCCGCCAATAGTTCCAACTCAAACAGACTACGCGAAATCGGCACCGAGGTCGGGGTCGCGAGTTATCTCATTGCCGATGGCAGGGAGTTGAACCCTGACTGGCTGAAAGATGCAAAGGCCGTCGGCATTACGGCGGGCGCCTCGGCGCCTGAAGTCCTGGTCGACGACGTGATCGCGGCTTTGAGGCGTATCGGACCCGTCAAGGTCTCGGTGCTTCCGGGCCGGGAAGAAAATATCGAATTCCGGCTACCGGCCGAACTGACTGCTGCGGGCTGA
- a CDS encoding GMC family oxidoreductase produces MPKRLEGDFDYIVVGAGTAGCIMANRLSADPKNRVLILEAGGNDNWIWFHIPVGYLFAIGNPRSDWMFKTEPEPGLNGRALAYPRGKVIGGSSAINAMISMRGQAADYDHWRQLGLTGWGYDDVLPLFRRLEDHFLGDSEHHGTGGGWRIEAPRLSWDILDAVGDAAEQMGIRRIPDFNTGDNEGVSYFHVNQKRGRRWSSARGFLKPVLNRPNLRLEKNVLVDRLIVENGRAVGVRFMQGNEVVEARTKGEVVLCAGSIGSTQVLHRSGIGPADWLSPLGIDVVLDRQGVGRNLQDHLQQRAIYKVEGVRTLNETYYSLVRRGLMGLDYAFRRRGPLTMAPSQLGIFTRSDPHRARANIQFHVQPLSLDKFGDPLHRFPAITVSACNLQPTSRGTVRLRSSVADQAPMIAPNYLSTDDDRQVAADAIRTTRRLMKQQRLAQYHPQEYLPGPSVGDDDASLAKAAGDIGTTIFHPVGTAKMGTASDPAAVVDERLRFYGIAGLRVADASVMPTITSGNTNTPTAMIAEKAAAMILQDAR; encoded by the coding sequence ATGCCGAAGCGGCTCGAAGGTGATTTCGACTATATCGTCGTCGGCGCGGGCACCGCCGGCTGCATCATGGCCAACCGGCTGTCAGCCGACCCCAAAAACCGGGTGCTGATCCTGGAGGCCGGCGGCAACGACAACTGGATCTGGTTCCACATCCCGGTCGGCTACCTCTTTGCGATCGGCAATCCCCGCTCCGACTGGATGTTCAAGACCGAACCGGAACCGGGCCTCAACGGCCGGGCGCTGGCCTACCCCCGCGGCAAGGTGATCGGCGGCTCGTCCGCGATCAACGCGATGATCTCGATGCGGGGACAGGCTGCCGATTACGATCACTGGCGGCAACTTGGCCTCACCGGCTGGGGCTATGACGACGTGCTGCCGCTGTTCCGCCGCCTCGAGGATCATTTTCTCGGGGACAGTGAACATCACGGCACCGGCGGCGGCTGGCGGATCGAGGCGCCGCGGCTGTCCTGGGACATTCTCGACGCGGTCGGCGACGCCGCCGAACAGATGGGCATCCGGCGGATTCCGGATTTCAACACCGGCGACAACGAGGGCGTCAGCTATTTCCACGTCAACCAGAAGCGCGGCCGCCGCTGGTCATCGGCGCGAGGCTTTTTGAAGCCGGTCTTGAACCGTCCCAACCTGCGGTTGGAAAAGAACGTGCTGGTCGATCGCCTCATCGTCGAGAACGGCCGCGCCGTCGGCGTGCGCTTCATGCAAGGCAATGAAGTGGTCGAAGCGCGCACCAAGGGCGAGGTCGTTTTGTGTGCGGGATCAATCGGATCGACGCAGGTCTTGCACCGCTCCGGCATCGGCCCGGCCGACTGGCTGTCGCCGCTCGGCATCGACGTCGTGCTCGACCGCCAGGGCGTTGGCCGCAACCTGCAGGACCATCTGCAGCAGCGCGCGATCTACAAAGTCGAGGGCGTCCGCACCCTCAACGAGACCTACTACTCGCTGGTCCGGCGCGGCCTGATGGGGCTCGATTATGCCTTCCGCCGCCGTGGCCCGCTGACAATGGCGCCGTCGCAGCTCGGCATCTTCACCCGCTCCGATCCGCATCGCGCGCGCGCCAATATCCAGTTCCACGTGCAGCCGCTGTCGCTGGATAAATTCGGCGATCCCCTGCATCGGTTCCCCGCGATCACCGTCAGCGCCTGCAATCTGCAGCCGACCTCGCGCGGCACCGTGCGCCTTCGTTCCTCGGTGGCTGATCAGGCACCGATGATCGCGCCGAATTACCTCTCGACCGACGATGACCGCCAGGTCGCGGCCGACGCCATCCGCACCACGCGGCGGCTGATGAAGCAGCAACGGCTGGCCCAGTATCATCCGCAGGAATACCTGCCCGGACCCTCCGTCGGCGACGACGACGCCTCGCTGGCGAAGGCCGCCGGCGACATCGGCACCACGATTTTCCATCCCGTCGGCACCGCCAAGATGGGCACGGCCTCCGATCCCGCAGCCGTCGTCGACGAGCGCCTGCGCTTCTATGGCATTGCGGGACTGCGCGTAGCCGATGCGTCGGTGATGCCGACCATCACCTCGGGCAATACCAACACGCCGACGGCAATGATCGCGGAAAAAGCCGCCGCGATGATCCTGCAGGATGCGCGGTAG
- a CDS encoding MMPL family transporter: MLTNIVVAIVRTCTRFAIPVVVLSLLLAIGAGFYTARNFSINTDINTLISPDLDWRKRDNQFEKAFDRETLILAVVEAPTPELAGSAAKALAEKLSGDKKNFEAVTPLGSGEFFEKNGLLFLPVEEVGKVTGQLESAAPLIEIMAGDPSIRGLTGALETGLAGIKRGQVKLDNAERPFNLIAQTVENILAKGTATFSWRELVSDKPLTDADKRTFIEFKPILDFQALEPGKTATDAIRQAATELNFAGTYGARVRLTGPVPMANEEYATVQDGAIRNGIVTTVIVLIILWLALHSAKIIFAVFVNLFVGLSITTAVGLAMVGSLNLLSVAFAVLFIGLGVDFGIQFSVRYRSERFKNDNLTMALEEAARRAAVPLSLAAMATAAGFLCFLPTDYKGIAELGKIAGAGMLVAFLTSITTLPALLDLINPPGESEPVGYAFLAPVDHFLEKHRVIIITGTLLVAIAGLPLLYFMKFDFNPINLRNKNAESIATFLDLRKDPNTGANAINVMTNSEADAKKIEAKLEKVPEVLRVMSLDSFVPEDQPAKLKLIAQAARLLGPALNPDQVDAAPSDEENVEALKGTVESLRKTAGEGKGPGAVASRRLADGLSKLAGSNQATRDKAQSIFVSPLKIVFEQLKNTLQAAPVTLNTLPPELVAGWKAKDGLMRVEALPKGDPNDNDNLRKFADAVLAAEPTAIGGPVSILKSGDTVVRAFVHAGIWALLVISFLLWLALRRVTDVLLTLVPLLVAGAVTLEICVLIGLPLNFANIVALPLLLGIGVAFKIYYVTAWRSGRTNLLQTSLTRAIFFSALTTATAFGSLWLSSHPGTASMGKLLALSLLTTLAAVLLFQPALMGKPRDVGE; encoded by the coding sequence GTGCTGACCAATATTGTCGTCGCGATTGTCAGAACCTGTACCCGCTTTGCCATTCCTGTCGTCGTATTGTCGCTGCTGCTGGCGATCGGAGCCGGCTTCTATACCGCCCGTAATTTCTCCATCAACACCGATATCAACACGCTGATTTCGCCCGACCTGGATTGGCGCAAGCGCGACAACCAGTTCGAGAAGGCTTTTGACCGCGAAACGCTGATTCTGGCCGTCGTCGAAGCGCCGACGCCGGAACTGGCCGGTTCCGCAGCCAAGGCGCTCGCGGAAAAGCTTTCCGGCGACAAGAAGAACTTCGAGGCGGTCACGCCGCTCGGCTCGGGCGAGTTCTTTGAGAAGAACGGCCTGTTGTTCCTGCCGGTGGAAGAGGTCGGCAAGGTCACCGGCCAGCTCGAATCGGCAGCCCCCCTGATTGAAATCATGGCCGGCGATCCGTCGATCCGCGGCCTCACCGGCGCGCTGGAGACCGGGCTTGCCGGCATCAAGCGCGGGCAGGTCAAGCTCGACAATGCGGAGCGGCCCTTCAACCTGATCGCGCAGACGGTCGAAAACATCCTGGCCAAGGGGACGGCGACGTTTTCCTGGCGCGAACTGGTCAGCGACAAACCCCTGACCGACGCCGACAAGCGCACCTTCATCGAGTTCAAGCCGATCCTCGATTTTCAGGCGCTGGAGCCCGGCAAGACCGCAACCGACGCGATCCGGCAGGCGGCGACCGAGCTCAATTTCGCGGGCACCTATGGTGCGCGCGTCCGCCTGACCGGGCCGGTCCCGATGGCGAACGAGGAATACGCCACGGTTCAGGACGGCGCGATCCGCAATGGCATCGTTACCACCGTCATCGTGCTGATCATCCTCTGGCTGGCGTTGCATTCGGCGAAGATCATTTTTGCGGTGTTCGTCAATTTGTTCGTCGGTCTCTCGATCACGACCGCCGTCGGCCTCGCGATGGTGGGCTCGCTGAACCTGCTGTCGGTTGCCTTCGCCGTGCTGTTCATCGGCCTCGGTGTCGACTTCGGCATTCAGTTCAGCGTTCGCTACCGCTCCGAGCGCTTCAAGAACGACAACCTGACGATGGCGCTGGAAGAAGCGGCGCGCCGCGCCGCGGTTCCGCTTTCGCTTGCCGCAATGGCAACGGCTGCCGGGTTCCTCTGTTTCCTGCCGACCGACTACAAGGGCATTGCCGAACTCGGCAAGATTGCCGGCGCCGGCATGCTGGTCGCGTTCCTGACCAGCATCACGACGCTGCCGGCGCTGTTGGACCTGATCAATCCGCCCGGAGAAAGTGAACCGGTCGGTTACGCCTTCCTGGCGCCGGTCGATCACTTCCTCGAAAAGCACCGCGTCATCATCATCACCGGCACGCTGCTGGTCGCCATCGCCGGGCTGCCGCTGCTCTATTTCATGAAGTTCGACTTCAACCCGATCAACCTGCGCAACAAGAACGCCGAGTCGATCGCGACTTTCCTCGATCTGCGCAAGGATCCCAACACCGGCGCCAACGCCATCAACGTGATGACGAATTCCGAAGCCGACGCCAAGAAGATCGAGGCGAAGCTTGAGAAAGTGCCGGAAGTGCTTCGGGTGATGTCGCTCGACAGTTTCGTGCCGGAGGATCAGCCGGCCAAACTGAAGCTGATCGCGCAGGCCGCCAGGCTGTTAGGGCCCGCGCTCAATCCCGATCAGGTCGATGCCGCGCCTTCCGATGAGGAGAACGTGGAAGCGTTGAAGGGCACGGTCGAAAGCCTGCGCAAGACCGCGGGCGAGGGCAAGGGGCCCGGCGCGGTCGCCTCGCGGCGGCTGGCGGACGGGCTGTCGAAGCTCGCCGGTTCAAATCAGGCGACGCGCGACAAGGCGCAGAGCATTTTCGTCAGCCCGCTCAAGATCGTGTTCGAGCAGCTCAAGAACACCCTGCAAGCCGCGCCGGTCACCCTGAACACGCTGCCGCCGGAACTGGTCGCCGGCTGGAAGGCCAAGGACGGGCTGATGCGCGTCGAAGCGCTGCCGAAGGGTGATCCCAACGACAACGACAATCTCCGCAAGTTTGCGGATGCGGTCCTGGCCGCCGAGCCGACCGCGATCGGCGGACCGGTCTCGATCCTCAAATCCGGCGACACCGTCGTCAGGGCGTTCGTCCATGCCGGCATCTGGGCGCTGCTGGTCATCAGCTTCCTGCTCTGGCTGGCGCTGCGGCGGGTCACGGACGTGCTGCTGACGCTGGTGCCGTTGTTGGTGGCGGGCGCGGTGACGCTGGAGATCTGCGTGCTGATCGGACTGCCGCTCAACTTCGCCAATATCGTGGCCCTGCCGCTGCTGCTCGGCATTGGCGTGGCTTTCAAGATCTATTACGTGACGGCCTGGCGGTCGGGCAGGACGAACCTGCTGCAGACCAGCCTGACGCGCGCGATATTTTTCTCGGCGCTGACCACGGCCACGGCGTTCGGCAGCCTCTGGCTATCCAGTCATCCCGGCACCGCCAGCATGGGTAAATTGCTGGCGCTGTCGCTTCTCACCACGCTCGCTGCGGTGCTGCTGTTCCAGCCTGCGCTAATGGGTAAACCGCGCGATGTCGGGGAGTAG
- a CDS encoding DUF2147 domain-containing protein, with protein MLHCPKTVARKIVYSAFFLATGLNAALAADVTGDWRVADGVANIRVAQCNGSMWGVVAWEKTPGGRDTHNPDASKQSRPTLGMPILIDMKKKAGVADTWEGEVYNAKDGQLYSSTIKPAGTDQLEIQGCVLGFLCGGETWTRVAPPIPSSPANSMAKGAPKSATGAVPKNPTTNPSTNPSTAAPAQAGPPKTIGAVAPAPKPGQKQAAGQPGDIGDICLLPDIARFTH; from the coding sequence ATGTTGCACTGCCCAAAAACTGTCGCGCGCAAAATAGTTTATTCCGCATTTTTTTTAGCCACAGGTCTTAACGCCGCGTTGGCGGCCGATGTCACCGGCGACTGGAGGGTGGCGGACGGCGTCGCCAACATCCGGGTCGCCCAGTGTAACGGCAGCATGTGGGGGGTGGTTGCCTGGGAGAAAACCCCGGGCGGACGCGATACGCACAATCCGGACGCCTCCAAGCAGAGCCGGCCTACTTTGGGCATGCCGATCCTGATCGACATGAAGAAGAAGGCCGGTGTCGCCGATACCTGGGAAGGCGAAGTCTATAACGCCAAGGACGGGCAGCTCTACAGCTCGACCATCAAACCTGCCGGCACCGACCAGCTCGAGATTCAAGGCTGTGTGCTGGGCTTCCTCTGTGGCGGCGAAACCTGGACCCGCGTAGCGCCGCCGATTCCCTCCAGCCCCGCCAACAGCATGGCCAAGGGCGCGCCGAAGAGCGCCACCGGCGCGGTGCCCAAGAACCCAACGACCAACCCGTCGACCAACCCGTCAACCGCAGCACCGGCACAGGCGGGTCCGCCGAAGACCATCGGCGCGGTGGCCCCGGCGCCGAAGCCTGGTCAGAAGCAGGCGGCCGGCCAGCCCGGTGATATCGGCGATATCTGCCTACTCCCCGACATCGCGCGGTTTACCCATTAG
- a CDS encoding alpha/beta fold hydrolase codes for MTNPHRISVGPEDERIALALWGEANSGKPPALLLHGTGFVAEVWDDVARELASRYTVYALDRRGHGDSHKPAADRYHFQDFAEDLCQVIETLDLSDIYGIGHSAGATDLLLAAKLLPQRFSRLFVMEPTVMDPRAARDAPLSDRSTAAVQSVLRRQPEFDSANAAFQRYRAAPAFAKWSEPSLRAYIQHGFATQQDGRVRLRCTPEIESAVTLPICEAMEQVYAGDARGNPFAWLSEIGCPVCVATTEQSWPIYKVMASRAAALIPHVSQWTFDGVDHCVAQEAPHQLLKALAAFEARSDRGAYP; via the coding sequence ATGACGAACCCGCATCGCATTTCGGTCGGCCCCGAAGACGAGCGTATCGCGCTGGCGCTATGGGGCGAGGCGAACTCCGGCAAACCGCCCGCGCTGCTGCTGCACGGCACCGGCTTCGTCGCCGAGGTCTGGGACGACGTCGCCCGCGAGTTGGCGTCTCGCTACACCGTCTACGCACTCGACCGCCGCGGCCATGGTGACAGCCACAAGCCGGCGGCCGACCGCTATCATTTTCAGGATTTCGCCGAGGATCTGTGCCAGGTGATCGAGACGCTCGATCTGTCGGATATCTATGGCATCGGGCATTCGGCCGGCGCTACCGACCTGCTGTTAGCAGCAAAACTTCTGCCCCAGCGGTTCTCGCGTCTGTTCGTGATGGAACCGACGGTGATGGACCCGCGCGCGGCGCGCGACGCCCCGTTGAGTGACAGGTCAACGGCCGCCGTGCAGAGCGTACTGCGCCGCCAGCCCGAGTTCGACAGCGCTAATGCCGCGTTCCAACGCTATCGCGCGGCGCCTGCATTCGCGAAGTGGTCCGAGCCCTCGCTCCGGGCCTACATTCAGCATGGCTTTGCCACGCAGCAAGACGGCCGCGTGCGGCTGCGCTGCACGCCGGAGATCGAGTCCGCCGTCACGCTCCCGATCTGCGAAGCGATGGAGCAGGTCTATGCCGGAGACGCGCGCGGCAATCCCTTCGCTTGGCTGTCCGAGATCGGCTGCCCGGTGTGCGTCGCCACCACCGAACAATCCTGGCCGATCTACAAGGTCATGGCATCGCGAGCCGCAGCCCTGATCCCGCACGTGAGCCAATGGACCTTCGACGGCGTCGATCACTGCGTTGCGCAGGAAGCTCCGCACCAGTTGCTCAAAGCCCTCGCGGCGTTCGAGGCCCGGTCGGATCGGGGCGCGTACCCATAG
- a CDS encoding sigma-70 family RNA polymerase sigma factor, with the protein MPLRASEENPEKARRFREAALPYLNDAYTLARYLLRDPTDAEDAVQECYLRAFKHFDSYRGPAMKPWLFAILRNVCRAEYARRATTPTSTIEDVPESADQAPLWHETQETPEAQLVRAKDSDTIRRMVAALTEPFRETFVLREIENLSYREIAQVAEVPVGTVMSRLARARAMLRSAWLAEQEQVK; encoded by the coding sequence ATGCCACTTCGAGCATCCGAGGAAAATCCCGAAAAGGCGCGGCGCTTTCGCGAGGCGGCGCTGCCTTATCTGAACGACGCCTACACGCTGGCGCGCTATTTGCTGCGCGATCCCACCGATGCCGAAGATGCGGTGCAGGAATGTTACCTGCGCGCGTTCAAGCATTTCGACAGCTATCGCGGACCGGCGATGAAGCCGTGGCTGTTCGCGATCCTGCGCAACGTCTGCCGCGCCGAATATGCCAGGCGCGCCACGACGCCGACCAGCACGATCGAGGACGTGCCGGAAAGCGCCGATCAGGCACCGCTCTGGCACGAGACCCAGGAAACGCCGGAGGCGCAACTGGTACGAGCCAAGGATTCCGACACCATCCGCCGGATGGTGGCTGCATTGACCGAACCATTCCGGGAGACTTTCGTCCTGCGTGAGATCGAGAATTTGTCCTACAGGGAGATAGCCCAGGTTGCCGAAGTGCCGGTCGGTACCGTGATGTCGCGCCTCGCGCGCGCCCGCGCCATGCTGCGCTCAGCATGGCTTGCGGAACAGGAGCAAGTGAAATGA
- the hpnO gene encoding aminobacteriohopanetriol synthase HpnO, with the protein MLSSNLDVSEMFVERQAQRSSMHARYLNEQLVRVLKTIGYDVGFQKGQGQYLFDRDGARYLDLLSGFGVFAIGRNHPALREALKSVLDSDLPNLVQLDVSTLAGVLAERLLEHVPYLDKVFFANSGAETVEAAIKFARGATGRPGIVSCSHSFHGLSYGALSLMDDPNFRSGFEPLLPGCTQIPFNDLAALEHALSSRQVAAFIVEPIQGKGVNMPTDEFLPGAAALCRKYGTLFIADEIQTGIGRTGKFLAVEHWNVEPDMVLLAKALSGGHVPVGALLTRKSIFDKIFNQMDRAVVHGSTFAKNDLAMAAGIATLEVIKAEKLVEQAAKRGAELRLALTRMVPGYELLKEVRGKGLMIGIEFGPPKSLRLRASWNVLEAANKGLFCQLITVPLFKDHKILTQVSGHGSHTIKLLPPLVISDDDCRWIEKSFDEVIAGSHKVPGAIWSLGKTLVDNAVRKTA; encoded by the coding sequence ATGCTAAGTTCAAATCTAGACGTTTCCGAGATGTTTGTGGAGCGCCAGGCGCAGCGCAGTTCCATGCATGCACGTTATTTGAACGAGCAACTCGTTCGCGTGCTCAAAACCATCGGCTACGATGTCGGCTTTCAGAAGGGTCAAGGCCAATACCTGTTCGATCGTGACGGGGCACGCTATCTCGACCTACTGAGCGGATTTGGCGTTTTTGCGATTGGTCGCAATCATCCGGCGCTGCGCGAGGCTCTCAAAAGCGTCCTCGACAGCGATCTGCCCAATCTGGTGCAACTGGATGTGTCCACGCTGGCCGGCGTGCTGGCGGAACGCCTGCTCGAGCATGTGCCATATCTGGACAAGGTGTTCTTTGCCAATTCCGGCGCGGAAACCGTCGAGGCCGCGATCAAGTTCGCGCGCGGCGCCACCGGCCGGCCTGGCATCGTGTCCTGTTCCCATTCCTTCCACGGTCTGTCCTACGGCGCGTTGTCGCTGATGGACGATCCAAACTTCCGTTCCGGTTTCGAGCCGCTGCTGCCGGGTTGCACGCAGATTCCCTTCAACGACCTCGCAGCGCTCGAACACGCGCTGTCGTCGCGTCAGGTGGCCGCCTTCATCGTCGAGCCCATTCAGGGCAAGGGCGTCAACATGCCCACCGACGAGTTCCTGCCGGGGGCGGCCGCGCTCTGCCGCAAATACGGCACGCTGTTCATCGCCGACGAGATCCAGACCGGTATCGGCCGCACCGGAAAATTCCTCGCGGTCGAGCACTGGAATGTCGAACCCGACATGGTGCTGCTGGCGAAGGCGCTGTCCGGCGGCCACGTGCCGGTCGGCGCGCTGCTGACGCGAAAAAGCATCTTCGACAAGATCTTCAATCAAATGGACCGCGCGGTCGTGCACGGCTCGACCTTTGCGAAAAACGATCTGGCGATGGCGGCCGGCATCGCCACGCTCGAGGTGATCAAGGCCGAGAAGCTGGTCGAGCAGGCCGCCAAGCGCGGTGCCGAGTTGCGGCTGGCGCTGACCCGCATGGTGCCCGGCTATGAATTGCTGAAGGAAGTGCGCGGCAAGGGGTTGATGATCGGCATCGAGTTCGGGCCGCCGAAATCGCTGCGGCTCCGCGCCTCCTGGAACGTGCTGGAGGCCGCCAACAAGGGCCTGTTCTGCCAGCTCATCACGGTGCCGCTGTTCAAGGATCACAAGATCCTCACGCAGGTCTCCGGCCACGGCAGCCACACCATCAAGCTGCTGCCGCCGCTCGTTATCTCAGACGACGACTGCCGCTGGATCGAAAAATCCTTCGACGAAGTCATCGCCGGCAGCCACAAGGTCCCCGGCGCGATCTGGTCGCTCGGCAAGACCCTGGTCGACAACGCCGTGCGCAAGACGGCGTAG
- a CDS encoding cupredoxin family copper-binding protein — MTSLNRRDFGIAAVATLFLPIVAAAAEEAAADPLAVHIDNFVFQPAQLTVKVGQTVTWTNRDDIPHTVVCAGKFRSKTMDTDGTFAFTFTAAGEYKYFCSLHPHMTGIVKVE, encoded by the coding sequence ATGACTTCGCTCAATCGTCGCGACTTCGGCATCGCCGCGGTCGCAACCCTGTTCCTGCCCATCGTCGCGGCCGCCGCCGAGGAAGCGGCAGCCGATCCGTTGGCCGTGCATATCGACAACTTCGTCTTCCAGCCGGCCCAGCTGACGGTGAAGGTCGGCCAGACCGTCACCTGGACCAACCGCGACGACATTCCCCACACCGTGGTCTGTGCGGGCAAGTTCCGGTCGAAAACCATGGATACCGACGGCACCTTCGCGTTCACGTTCACCGCGGCCGGCGAATACAAGTACTTTTGTTCGCTGCACCCGCACATGACAGGGATTGTGAAGGTTGAATAA